A window from Dioscorea cayenensis subsp. rotundata cultivar TDr96_F1 chromosome 10, TDr96_F1_v2_PseudoChromosome.rev07_lg8_w22 25.fasta, whole genome shotgun sequence encodes these proteins:
- the LOC120270753 gene encoding mannose-specific lectin 2-like: MAHHHLLPFLALILLILPSSSQAQQQPTALFSDTSGYLGSNYNITISNHTLSLTHDCGLYYYDQYDNGSSKVIDFNTPTDEEGCYLTINNFGQLVIKYSNERKKPVTLGTAGKYGTYALLTTKYGIGIFGPRLWDNKIKPEDPQTPKNKNLRAAHSSIVLYSPDDKSRNANDNNSLAINGDVSVYITRYCALSVNHMTTGINIWNSNSSSAEPRICSLYLTRRGVLPLLYYDESNELHTQWTGGALAELKKYYVLVLRYYGGLDIYGVSINVRNIPPYSGPVTENIKMVTA, encoded by the coding sequence ATGGCTCACCATCATCTCCTTCCATTCCTTGCCCTAATTCTTCTGATCCTCCCATCTTCCTCCCAAGCCCAGCAACAGCCAACAGCCTTGTTCTCGGATACCAGCGGTTACCTCGGCAGCAATTATAACATCACCATCAGTAACCATACTTTATCCCTGACGCATGATTGTGGACTTTATTATTACGATCAGTACGATAATGGCTCCTCCAAGGTCATCGACTTCAACACGCCCACCGACGAAGAAGGCTGTTATCTCACAATTAACAATTTCGGCCAACTCGTTATCAAGTATTCTAATGAGAGGAAGAAGCCTGTTACCTTGGGCACTGCTGGCAAATATGGAACATACGCTTTGCTAACCACAAAATATGGGATTGGGATCTTCGGCCCTCGCTTATGGGACAATAAAATCAAACCTGAAGACCCACAGAcccctaaaaataaaaatctccgGGCAGCACACTCAAGTATCGTTCTTTATTCTCCTGATGATAAAAGTCGCAATGCAAATGATAATAATAGTCTTGCAATTAATGGGGATGTTTCAGTTTATATTACTCGCTACTGTGCACTCTCTGTCAATCATATGACGACAGGAATAAATATATGGAATTCAAACAGTAGCAGTGCTGAACCACGTATCTGCTCTCTATATCTTACGAGAAGAGGAGTGCTTCCTCTTCTATATTATGATGAGTCAAACGAACTTCATACACAGTGGACTGGTGGAGCTCTTGCggaattgaagaaatattacGTTCTTGTTCTTCGTTATTATGGTGGGCTTGATATTTATGGAGTTTCGATTAACGTCCGTAATATTCCTCCTTATTCTGGTCCTGTTACTGAGAACATCAAGATGGTGACTGCTTAG